A DNA window from Impatiens glandulifera chromosome 7, dImpGla2.1, whole genome shotgun sequence contains the following coding sequences:
- the LOC124946096 gene encoding insulin receptor substrate 4-like, giving the protein MDNPGHGAGQMDNPGHGAGQMDNPGHGAGQMDNPGHGAGQARFIIDFYEDLIQQQAPPQPPLPPPQPPLPPPLPPLLPPPQPPYIEYVSNMVLVAVSIHAFYYAWIIVHKK; this is encoded by the exons ATGGATAATCCTGGACATGGAGCTGGTCAG ATGGATAATCCTGGACATGGAGCTGGTCAG ATGGATAATCCTGGACATGGAGCTGGTCAG ATGGATAATCCTGGACATGGAGCTGGTCAGGCTAGGTTCATAATTGATTTTTACGAAGATTTGATTCAGCAACAGGCGCCCCCCCAGCCACCCCTACCACCGCCCCAACCACCCCTGCCACCGCCCCTACCACCCCTCCTGCCACCCCCCCAGCCACCCTATATTGAATATGTGTCCAATATGGTACTTGTTGCTGTGTCTATCCATGCATTTTATTATGCATGGATCATTGTTCATAAGAAATAA
- the LOC124946095 gene encoding decapping 5-like protein — protein sequence MSNTIWLISHLTPLTGNTVDMPSFSTFNQGIGCPLVSEADLGYAYSSFPPIPDFTTGQLSEEGPNFLTTDQLGHLRPPVLSTLDNIYVDQKNMDSISASSSITAPEVPVAFLPSNLPGKQDCCVLSLPFTEEFDFEAMNEKFKKEEIWGYLGSTRQREKTLSVSSPQNLGNEGLYGSELLKIDSKPAYNKEEFFDTLSKASYNKHECFNTLSGNTHMRGPRNGPPRFSNRMKMDNETFSNFNQRHYAGYDAHDETYRSPHNWGRDYNHDGRGGGEEYYPYKL from the exons ATGAGCAATACAATCTGGTTGATATCTCATCTCACTCCACTAACTGGTAATACAGTGGACATGCCTTCTTTTTCTACATTCAATCAAGGCATTGGATGTCCACTTGTTTCTGAAGCTGATTTAGGGTACGCCTATAGTTCATTTCCACCTATTCCAGACTTCACAACAGGTCAATTGTCTGAGGAAGGACCGAATTTTTTAACAACAGATCAGTTGGGTCATCTTAGGCCTCCTGTGCTGTCAACTTTGGACAATATCTATGTTGATCAGAAAAATATGGATTCTATTAGTGCTTCATCTTCAATAACTGCACCAGAAGTTCCAGTGGCATTCTTGCCATCAAATCTCCCTGGAAAACAG gattgttgtgttctttctctCCCTTTCACTgaagaatttgattttgaagcaATGAATGAGAAGTTTAAAAAGGAAGAGATATGGGGTTACCTTGGAAGCACTAGACAAAGGGAAAAAACTCTAAGTGTTTCCTCTCCTCAAAACTTGGGTAATGAAGGATTGTATGGATCAGAACTACTGAAAATTGATAGCAAA CCTGCTTACAACAAGGAAGAGTTCTTTGACACATTGTCAAAGGCCTCTTATAATAAGCACGAGTGTTTCAACACACTGTCTGGTAATACGCACATGCGTGGACCAAGGAACGGACCACCTAGGTTTTCTAATCGAATGAAGATGGATAACGAG ACTTTTAGCAACTTCAACCAGAGACATTATGCTGGCTACGATGCTCATGATGAGACTTACAGAAGCCCTCACAATTGGGGAAGGGATTATAACCATGATGGAAGAGGAGGCGGTGAAGAGTATTATCCATATAAGCTTTGA